A stretch of the Glycine soja cultivar W05 chromosome 13, ASM419377v2, whole genome shotgun sequence genome encodes the following:
- the LOC114382530 gene encoding uncharacterized protein LOC114382530, whose amino-acid sequence MMAHCVFPVNALPTPSPCFHSKVGKQWPQGFALSVRPTNPKRLSSACKVRATLGASDKSIGIPNQWYNVIADLPVKPPPPLHPKTYEPIKPDDLSPLFPDELIRQEIASDRFIDIPDEVLDVYKLWRPTPLIRAKRLEKLLDTPARIYYKYEGVSPAGSHKPNSAVPQAWYNLQAGVKNVVTETGAGQWGSALAFACSIFGLGCEVWQVRASYDSKPYRRLMMQTWGAKVHPSPSMITEAGRRMLQEDPSSPGSLGIAISEAVEVAAKNADTKYCLGSVLNHVLLHQSVIGEECIKQMEAIGETPDVIIGCTGGGSNFAGLSFPFLREKLNKKINPVIRAVEPAACPSLTKGIYTYDYGDTAGMTPLMKMHTLGHDFVPDPIHAGGLRYHGMAPLISHVFDLGLMEAIAIPQTECFQGAIQFARSEGLIPAPEPTHAIAATIREAIRCREAGEAKVILTAMCGHGHFDLPAYEKYLQGNMVDLSFSEDKMKASLANIPQVIT is encoded by the exons TTTCAAGTGCCTGCAAAGTGAGAGCAACTTTGGGTGCTTCTGATaaatcaattggaattcccAACCAATGGTACAATGTAATTGCAGATCTTCCAGTGAAACCACCTCCACCATtgcatcccaagacttatgaaCCAATCAAACCGGATGACTTGTCACCCCTTTTTCCTGATGAGTTAATCAGACAAGAGATCGCCAGTGACAGATTCATAGACATACCAGATGAAGTTCTTGATGTTTACAAGCTTTGGCGCCCGACCCCTCTCATTAG AGCCAAGAGGCTGGAAAAGCTTCTTGATACGCCGGCTAGGATTTACTACAAGTATGAAGGTGTAAGCCCCGCTGGATCACACAAACCAAACTCTGCTGTTCCACAAGCCTGGTATAATTTACAAGCAGGTGTCAAGAATGTTGTGACAGAAACTGGTGCTGGACAGTGGGGAAGTGCATTGGCCTTTGCGTGCAGCATATTTGGTCTTGGCTGTGAG gtgTGGCAAGTACGTGCTTCTTATGATTCAAAACCATATCGGAGATTGATGATGCAAACATGGGGTGCAAAGGTACACCCATCTCCATCTATGATTACTGAGGCAGGTCGGAGAATGCTTCAAGAGGATCCATCAAGCCCAGGGAGTTTAGGCATAGCCATATCAGAAGCTGTGGAGGTTGCTGCTAAAAATGCTGATACCAAGTACTGCTTGGGGAGTGTACTCAATCATGTTTTACTCCACCAGAGTGTTATAGGAGAAGAGTGCATCAAACAAATGGAAGCTATTGGGGAAACCCCAGATGTCATTATAGGATGTACTGGTGGTGGCTCCAACTTTGCAGGACTTAGTTTCCCGTTCCTTCGAGAGAAgctcaataaaaaaatcaatcctgTTATAAGAGCGGTTGAACCTGCAGCATGTCCTTCATTAACAAAAGGGATATATACTTATGATTATGGTGATACAGCAGGgatgactccattgatgaaaatGCACACACTTGGACACGACTTTGTTCCGGATCCAATTCATGCTG GGGGTTTGCGTTACCACGGTATGGCACCATTGATCTCACATGTTTTTGACTTGGGTTTAATGGAAGCAATTGCAATTCCACAAACAGAATGTTTTCAAG GGGCTATACAGTTTGCCAGGTCTGAAGGGTTGATACCAGCTCCTGAACCAACTCATGCCATAGCTGCAACCATTAGGGAAGCTATTCGTTGTAGAGAGGCTGGAGAGGCCAAGGTTATTCTGACAGCAATGTGTGGACATGGCCATTTTGATCTGCCAGCTTATGAAAAGTACTTGCAAGGTAACATGGTTGACCTCTCATTCTCAGAAGACAAGATGAAAGCTTCACTGGCCAATATTCCTCAAGTGATTACCTGA
- the LOC114382671 gene encoding cell division cycle protein 27 homolog B-like isoform X3, whose protein sequence is MEAILVDCAQKSLRHFMHSNAIFISQRLCAQFPSETNLQLLAGCYLQSNQAYCAYHILKGTQMAQSRYLFAISCFHMDLLSEAEAALRPADEPGAEVPNGAAGHYLLGLIYRCTDRRKNAIQHFKQALSMDPLMWAAYEELCILGAAEEATVVFGEAAAFCLQKQYLNCSTSPNSHMSPEHSNEVAARPCMSEEASPRQLKQMQSLKDIATYHHGASILGGAAGQPINSSSSNMSYYNTPSPMVAQLSSVAPPPLCRNVLPNGQNLTTLSTDSSPKSTVNSPIQAPRRKFVGEGKLRKISGRLFSDSGPRRSSRLSSDSSVNTNANSTVVSGNGTNNSYKGGSKLNHMAFRTMAIRKGQSWANENIDEAKSYEQEAATFHIGGQVTSGSKVITGTSEILTLLRVLGEGYRLACLYRCQDALDTYLKLPQKHYNTGWVLSQVGKAYFELVDYLEADCAFSRARQITPYSLEGMDIHSTVLYHLKEDMKLSYLAQELISTDRLAPQSWCAMGNCYSLQKDHETALKNFQRAVQLNPRFAYAHTLCGHEYVALEDFENGIKCYHSALRVDSRHYNAWYGLGMLYLRQEKYEFSEHHFHMAYQINPRSSVILSYLGTALHALKRSGEALAIMEKAILEDKKNPLPMYQKASILVSLERIDEALDVLEELKEAQPRESSVYALMGNIYRRRHMHERAMFHYGVALDLKPSITDAAMIKAAVEKLIIPDEFQDEDDS, encoded by the exons ATGGAAGCAATACTCGTAGATTGCGCGCAGAAGAGTCTTCGCCATTTCATGCACTCCAATGCCATCTTCATCTCGCAGCGTCTCTGTGCTCAGTTTCCCTCCGag ACAAACTTGCAATTGTTAGCTGGCTGTTATTTGCAGAGCAATCAAGCTTATTGTGCATACCATATCTTAAAGG GAACCCAAATGGCTCAATCTCGGTACTTGTTTGCGATATCTTGCTTTCATATGGATCTTCTTAGCGAAGCTGAAGCTGCATTACGTCCTGCCGATGAGCCTGGTGCAGAG GTTCCAAACGGTGCAGCTGGTCATTATCTATTAGGGCTCATTTACAG ATGCACTGACAGAAGGAAAAATGCCATACAACATTTCAAGCAGGCACTGTCAATGGATCCTCTTATGTGGGCTGCATATGAGGAGTTGTGTATATTAG GTGCTGCTGAAGAAGCAACTGTAGTTTTTGGTGAAGCAGCAGCTTTTTGCTTACAAAAGCAATACCTGAATTGTTCAACCTCTCCAAACTCACATATGTCACCTGAACATAGTAATGAAGTTGCCGCAAGACCTTGTATGTCTGAAGAAGCGAGTCCAAGGCAACTCAAACAAATGCAAAGTCTCAAGGATATTGCTACATATCATCATGGAGCATCTATTTTAGGAGGAGCTGCTGGTCAACCTATTAATAGCAGTTCATCTAACATGTCATATTATAACACCCCATCTCCAATGGTTGCACAG TTGTCAAGTGTTGCTCCACCGCCGTTGTGTAGGAATGTGCTGCCAAATGGCCAAAATCTTACTACACTTAGTACTGACAGTTCTCCTAAGTCAACAGTAAACTCTCCTATTCAAGCCCCTCGAAGAAAGTTTGTGGGTGAAGGAAAGTTACGAAAG ATTTCGGGTAGATTGTTTTCTGATTCTGGTCCTCGGCGTAGTTCACGACTTTCTAGTGACTCAAGTGTAAACACAAATGCTAATTCAACTGTTGTATCTGGAAATGGAACCAATAACTCTTACAAGGGAGGTTCAAAGCTAAACCATATGGCATTTCGTACCATGGCAATTCGTAAAGGGCAGTCATGGGCCAATGAAAACATTGATGAAG CCAAATCTTATGAGCAAGAAGCAGCAACTTTTCACATTGGTGGGCAAGTAACAAGTGGTTCTAAGGTCATCACTGGCACTTCAGAAATATTAACCCTTCTAAGAGTTCTTGGTGAAGGCTATAGACTTGCCTGTTTATATAGGTGCCag GATGCTCTGGATACCTATCTGAAACTTCCACAGAAGCATTACAACACTGGCTGGGTTCTTTCTCAG GTTGGGAAAGCATACTTTGAGCTAGTTGATTATTTAGAAGCTGATTGTGCCTTTAGTCGTGCTCGTCAGATTACACCTTATAGTTTGGAAGGAATGGATATACACTCGACAGTCCTTTAT CATTTAAAGGAAGATATGAAGCTAAGTTACCTGGCACAGGAACTGATTTCAACTGATCGCTTAGCTCCTCAATCTTG GTGTGCCATGGGTAATTGCTACAGTCTACAGAAAGATCATGAAACTGCACTGAAGAATTTTCAACGAGCTGTTCAACTGAATCCCAGATTTGCATATGCACACACCCTTTGTGGACATGA GTATGTTGCACTAGAAGATTTTGAAAATGGGATTAAGTGCTACCATAGTGCACTCAGGGTTGATTCAAGGCACTACAACGCATGGTATGGACTTGGAATGCTATATCTTCGCCAAGAGAAGTATGAGTTCTCTGAACATCATTTCCATATGGCCTACCAAATCAACCCACGATCTTCTGTTATATTGTCATACCTTGGAACTGCTTTGCATGCTTTAAAG AGAAGCGGGGAAGCATTGGCCATAATGGAGAAGGCTATATTGGAAGATAAGAAAAATCCACTTCCCATGTATCAAAAAGCCAGCATACTCGTAAGCTTAGAAAGAATTGACGAGGCTTTGGATGTCCTTGAGGAGCTGAAAGAGGCGCAACCTCGTGAAAGTAGTGTCTATGCTTTGATGGGCAATATCTATAGAAGGCGTCACATGCATGAGAGAGCAATGTTTCATTATGGTGTTGCTTTGGATTTGAAACCATCTATAACAGATGCTGCTATGATTAAG gCTGCTGTTGAGAAATTGATTATACCTGATGAGTTCCAAGACGAAGATGACTCTTAG
- the LOC114382671 gene encoding cell division cycle protein 27 homolog B-like isoform X2 produces MEAILVDCAQKSLRHFMHSNAIFISQRLCAQFPSETNLQLLAGCYLQSNQAYCAYHILKGTQMAQSRYLFAISCFHMDLLSEAEAALRPADEPGAEVPNGAAGHYLLGLIYRCTDRRKNAIQHFKQALSMDPLMWAAYEELCILGAAEEATVVFGEAAAFCLQKQYLNCSTSPNSHMSPEHSNEVAARPCMSEEASPRQLKQMQSLKDIATYHHGASILGGAAGQPINSSSSNMSYYNTPSPMVAQLSSVAPPPLCRNVLPNGQNLTTLSTDSSPKSTVNSPIQAPRRKFVGEGKLRKISGRLFSDSGPRRSSRLSSDSSVNTNANSTVVSGNGTNNSYKGGSKLNHMAFRTMAIRKGQSWANENIDEDDSSLNRTSINSCSSPVIEAKSYEQEAATFHIGGQVTSGSKVITGTSEILTLLRVLGEGYRLACLYRCQDALDTYLKLPQKHYNTGWVLSQVGKAYFELVDYLEADCAFSRARQITPYSLEGMDIHSTVLYHLKEDMKLSYLAQELISTDRLAPQSWCAMGNCYSLQKDHETALKNFQRAVQLNPRFAYAHTLCGHEYVALEDFENGIKCYHSALRVDSRHYNAWYGLGMLYLRQEKYEFSEHHFHMAYQINPRSSVILSYLGTALHALKRSGEALAIMEKAILEDKKNPLPMYQKASILVSLERIDEALDVLEELKEAQPRESSVYALMGNIYRRRHMHERAMFHYGVALDLKPSITDAAMIKAAVEKLIIPDEFQDEDDS; encoded by the exons ATGGAAGCAATACTCGTAGATTGCGCGCAGAAGAGTCTTCGCCATTTCATGCACTCCAATGCCATCTTCATCTCGCAGCGTCTCTGTGCTCAGTTTCCCTCCGag ACAAACTTGCAATTGTTAGCTGGCTGTTATTTGCAGAGCAATCAAGCTTATTGTGCATACCATATCTTAAAGG GAACCCAAATGGCTCAATCTCGGTACTTGTTTGCGATATCTTGCTTTCATATGGATCTTCTTAGCGAAGCTGAAGCTGCATTACGTCCTGCCGATGAGCCTGGTGCAGAG GTTCCAAACGGTGCAGCTGGTCATTATCTATTAGGGCTCATTTACAG ATGCACTGACAGAAGGAAAAATGCCATACAACATTTCAAGCAGGCACTGTCAATGGATCCTCTTATGTGGGCTGCATATGAGGAGTTGTGTATATTAG GTGCTGCTGAAGAAGCAACTGTAGTTTTTGGTGAAGCAGCAGCTTTTTGCTTACAAAAGCAATACCTGAATTGTTCAACCTCTCCAAACTCACATATGTCACCTGAACATAGTAATGAAGTTGCCGCAAGACCTTGTATGTCTGAAGAAGCGAGTCCAAGGCAACTCAAACAAATGCAAAGTCTCAAGGATATTGCTACATATCATCATGGAGCATCTATTTTAGGAGGAGCTGCTGGTCAACCTATTAATAGCAGTTCATCTAACATGTCATATTATAACACCCCATCTCCAATGGTTGCACAG TTGTCAAGTGTTGCTCCACCGCCGTTGTGTAGGAATGTGCTGCCAAATGGCCAAAATCTTACTACACTTAGTACTGACAGTTCTCCTAAGTCAACAGTAAACTCTCCTATTCAAGCCCCTCGAAGAAAGTTTGTGGGTGAAGGAAAGTTACGAAAG ATTTCGGGTAGATTGTTTTCTGATTCTGGTCCTCGGCGTAGTTCACGACTTTCTAGTGACTCAAGTGTAAACACAAATGCTAATTCAACTGTTGTATCTGGAAATGGAACCAATAACTCTTACAAGGGAGGTTCAAAGCTAAACCATATGGCATTTCGTACCATGGCAATTCGTAAAGGGCAGTCATGGGCCAATGAAAACATTGATGAAG ATGATTCTTCTTTAAATCGTACATCTATAAATTCTTGTTCATCTCCTGTCATTGAAGCCAAATCTTATGAGCAAGAAGCAGCAACTTTTCACATTGGTGGGCAAGTAACAAGTGGTTCTAAGGTCATCACTGGCACTTCAGAAATATTAACCCTTCTAAGAGTTCTTGGTGAAGGCTATAGACTTGCCTGTTTATATAGGTGCCag GATGCTCTGGATACCTATCTGAAACTTCCACAGAAGCATTACAACACTGGCTGGGTTCTTTCTCAG GTTGGGAAAGCATACTTTGAGCTAGTTGATTATTTAGAAGCTGATTGTGCCTTTAGTCGTGCTCGTCAGATTACACCTTATAGTTTGGAAGGAATGGATATACACTCGACAGTCCTTTAT CATTTAAAGGAAGATATGAAGCTAAGTTACCTGGCACAGGAACTGATTTCAACTGATCGCTTAGCTCCTCAATCTTG GTGTGCCATGGGTAATTGCTACAGTCTACAGAAAGATCATGAAACTGCACTGAAGAATTTTCAACGAGCTGTTCAACTGAATCCCAGATTTGCATATGCACACACCCTTTGTGGACATGA GTATGTTGCACTAGAAGATTTTGAAAATGGGATTAAGTGCTACCATAGTGCACTCAGGGTTGATTCAAGGCACTACAACGCATGGTATGGACTTGGAATGCTATATCTTCGCCAAGAGAAGTATGAGTTCTCTGAACATCATTTCCATATGGCCTACCAAATCAACCCACGATCTTCTGTTATATTGTCATACCTTGGAACTGCTTTGCATGCTTTAAAG AGAAGCGGGGAAGCATTGGCCATAATGGAGAAGGCTATATTGGAAGATAAGAAAAATCCACTTCCCATGTATCAAAAAGCCAGCATACTCGTAAGCTTAGAAAGAATTGACGAGGCTTTGGATGTCCTTGAGGAGCTGAAAGAGGCGCAACCTCGTGAAAGTAGTGTCTATGCTTTGATGGGCAATATCTATAGAAGGCGTCACATGCATGAGAGAGCAATGTTTCATTATGGTGTTGCTTTGGATTTGAAACCATCTATAACAGATGCTGCTATGATTAAG gCTGCTGTTGAGAAATTGATTATACCTGATGAGTTCCAAGACGAAGATGACTCTTAG
- the LOC114382671 gene encoding cell division cycle protein 27 homolog B-like isoform X1: protein MEAILVDCAQKSLRHFMHSNAIFISQRLCAQFPSETNLQLLAGCYLQSNQAYCAYHILKGTQMAQSRYLFAISCFHMDLLSEAEAALRPADEPGAEVPNGAAGHYLLGLIYRCTDRRKNAIQHFKQALSMDPLMWAAYEELCILGAAEEATVVFGEAAAFCLQKQYLNCSTSPNSHMSPEHSNEVAARPCMSEEASPRQLKQMQSLKDIATYHHGASILGGAAGQPINSSSSNMSYYNTPSPMVAQLSSVAPPPLCRNVLPNGQNLTTLSTDSSPKSTVNSPIQAPRRKFVGEGKLRKISGRLFSDSGPRRSSRLSSDSSVNTNANSTVVSGNGTNNSYKGGSKLNHMAFRTMAIRKGQSWANENIDEGICNDVPDDSSLNRTSINSCSSPVIEAKSYEQEAATFHIGGQVTSGSKVITGTSEILTLLRVLGEGYRLACLYRCQDALDTYLKLPQKHYNTGWVLSQVGKAYFELVDYLEADCAFSRARQITPYSLEGMDIHSTVLYHLKEDMKLSYLAQELISTDRLAPQSWCAMGNCYSLQKDHETALKNFQRAVQLNPRFAYAHTLCGHEYVALEDFENGIKCYHSALRVDSRHYNAWYGLGMLYLRQEKYEFSEHHFHMAYQINPRSSVILSYLGTALHALKRSGEALAIMEKAILEDKKNPLPMYQKASILVSLERIDEALDVLEELKEAQPRESSVYALMGNIYRRRHMHERAMFHYGVALDLKPSITDAAMIKAAVEKLIIPDEFQDEDDS, encoded by the exons ATGGAAGCAATACTCGTAGATTGCGCGCAGAAGAGTCTTCGCCATTTCATGCACTCCAATGCCATCTTCATCTCGCAGCGTCTCTGTGCTCAGTTTCCCTCCGag ACAAACTTGCAATTGTTAGCTGGCTGTTATTTGCAGAGCAATCAAGCTTATTGTGCATACCATATCTTAAAGG GAACCCAAATGGCTCAATCTCGGTACTTGTTTGCGATATCTTGCTTTCATATGGATCTTCTTAGCGAAGCTGAAGCTGCATTACGTCCTGCCGATGAGCCTGGTGCAGAG GTTCCAAACGGTGCAGCTGGTCATTATCTATTAGGGCTCATTTACAG ATGCACTGACAGAAGGAAAAATGCCATACAACATTTCAAGCAGGCACTGTCAATGGATCCTCTTATGTGGGCTGCATATGAGGAGTTGTGTATATTAG GTGCTGCTGAAGAAGCAACTGTAGTTTTTGGTGAAGCAGCAGCTTTTTGCTTACAAAAGCAATACCTGAATTGTTCAACCTCTCCAAACTCACATATGTCACCTGAACATAGTAATGAAGTTGCCGCAAGACCTTGTATGTCTGAAGAAGCGAGTCCAAGGCAACTCAAACAAATGCAAAGTCTCAAGGATATTGCTACATATCATCATGGAGCATCTATTTTAGGAGGAGCTGCTGGTCAACCTATTAATAGCAGTTCATCTAACATGTCATATTATAACACCCCATCTCCAATGGTTGCACAG TTGTCAAGTGTTGCTCCACCGCCGTTGTGTAGGAATGTGCTGCCAAATGGCCAAAATCTTACTACACTTAGTACTGACAGTTCTCCTAAGTCAACAGTAAACTCTCCTATTCAAGCCCCTCGAAGAAAGTTTGTGGGTGAAGGAAAGTTACGAAAG ATTTCGGGTAGATTGTTTTCTGATTCTGGTCCTCGGCGTAGTTCACGACTTTCTAGTGACTCAAGTGTAAACACAAATGCTAATTCAACTGTTGTATCTGGAAATGGAACCAATAACTCTTACAAGGGAGGTTCAAAGCTAAACCATATGGCATTTCGTACCATGGCAATTCGTAAAGGGCAGTCATGGGCCAATGAAAACATTGATGAAG gaATTTGTAATGATGTTCCAGATGATTCTTCTTTAAATCGTACATCTATAAATTCTTGTTCATCTCCTGTCATTGAAGCCAAATCTTATGAGCAAGAAGCAGCAACTTTTCACATTGGTGGGCAAGTAACAAGTGGTTCTAAGGTCATCACTGGCACTTCAGAAATATTAACCCTTCTAAGAGTTCTTGGTGAAGGCTATAGACTTGCCTGTTTATATAGGTGCCag GATGCTCTGGATACCTATCTGAAACTTCCACAGAAGCATTACAACACTGGCTGGGTTCTTTCTCAG GTTGGGAAAGCATACTTTGAGCTAGTTGATTATTTAGAAGCTGATTGTGCCTTTAGTCGTGCTCGTCAGATTACACCTTATAGTTTGGAAGGAATGGATATACACTCGACAGTCCTTTAT CATTTAAAGGAAGATATGAAGCTAAGTTACCTGGCACAGGAACTGATTTCAACTGATCGCTTAGCTCCTCAATCTTG GTGTGCCATGGGTAATTGCTACAGTCTACAGAAAGATCATGAAACTGCACTGAAGAATTTTCAACGAGCTGTTCAACTGAATCCCAGATTTGCATATGCACACACCCTTTGTGGACATGA GTATGTTGCACTAGAAGATTTTGAAAATGGGATTAAGTGCTACCATAGTGCACTCAGGGTTGATTCAAGGCACTACAACGCATGGTATGGACTTGGAATGCTATATCTTCGCCAAGAGAAGTATGAGTTCTCTGAACATCATTTCCATATGGCCTACCAAATCAACCCACGATCTTCTGTTATATTGTCATACCTTGGAACTGCTTTGCATGCTTTAAAG AGAAGCGGGGAAGCATTGGCCATAATGGAGAAGGCTATATTGGAAGATAAGAAAAATCCACTTCCCATGTATCAAAAAGCCAGCATACTCGTAAGCTTAGAAAGAATTGACGAGGCTTTGGATGTCCTTGAGGAGCTGAAAGAGGCGCAACCTCGTGAAAGTAGTGTCTATGCTTTGATGGGCAATATCTATAGAAGGCGTCACATGCATGAGAGAGCAATGTTTCATTATGGTGTTGCTTTGGATTTGAAACCATCTATAACAGATGCTGCTATGATTAAG gCTGCTGTTGAGAAATTGATTATACCTGATGAGTTCCAAGACGAAGATGACTCTTAG